One window of Rubrivirga sp. SAORIC476 genomic DNA carries:
- a CDS encoding DnaJ C-terminal domain-containing protein, with amino-acid sequence MPSTSDPYTTLGVADDASAKEIKKAYRALAQQYHPDRNAGDPAAEERFKEIQAAYDLVGDETKRRAYDRARRDPYGGQYEGTPFGGFPGPGGPGRYYRAPDGTYVRVDATGAGPGGDQDAFTFGGGGGLGDIFDQFFGGAGGGGDTAFRGGRDVETTVRLTFEEALAGGKREFRTPGGETVRITIPKGVRDGFKIKLTGKGETAPGPRGPAGDLFITFRVTPDARFSRDGDDLITTETITAVEAMLGTTREVRTATGKTVRLKVKPGTQPGRRLRVKGQGVETDAGQGDLFVLIEVSVPTLSDGAAEGLRAWAEAEGLA; translated from the coding sequence GTGCCCTCCACCTCGGACCCCTACACGACCCTCGGCGTCGCCGACGACGCCTCCGCAAAGGAGATAAAAAAGGCGTACCGCGCGCTCGCCCAGCAGTACCACCCGGACCGCAACGCGGGCGACCCGGCCGCGGAAGAGCGGTTCAAGGAGATCCAGGCCGCCTACGACCTCGTCGGCGACGAGACCAAGCGGCGGGCCTACGACCGGGCCAGACGCGATCCCTACGGTGGGCAGTACGAGGGGACGCCGTTCGGGGGCTTCCCCGGCCCCGGCGGTCCCGGCCGCTACTACCGCGCCCCCGACGGCACCTACGTCCGCGTCGACGCGACGGGCGCGGGGCCGGGCGGAGACCAGGACGCGTTCACGTTCGGTGGCGGCGGCGGCCTCGGCGACATCTTCGACCAGTTCTTCGGCGGCGCGGGCGGCGGCGGCGACACCGCTTTCCGGGGCGGGCGTGACGTCGAGACGACGGTCCGCCTGACGTTCGAGGAGGCACTGGCCGGGGGCAAGCGCGAGTTCCGAACGCCCGGCGGTGAGACGGTCCGCATCACGATCCCGAAGGGCGTCCGCGACGGCTTCAAGATCAAGCTGACCGGCAAGGGCGAGACGGCTCCCGGACCACGCGGGCCTGCAGGGGACCTCTTCATCACCTTCCGCGTCACGCCCGACGCTCGGTTCTCGCGCGACGGTGACGACCTCATCACGACCGAGACGATCACGGCCGTCGAAGCCATGCTCGGCACCACTCGGGAGGTACGCACCGCGACCGGCAAGACGGTCCGCCTGAAGGTGAAGCCCGGCACGCAGCCGGGGCGGCGCCTCCGCGTCAAAGGCCAGGGGGTGGAGACCGACGCGGGCCAGGGCGACCTGTTCGTCCTCATCGAGGTCTCCGTGCCGACGCTCTCGGACGGGGCCGCCGAGGGCCTCCGCGCCTGGGCCGAGGCCGAAGGGCTCGCTTAG
- a CDS encoding TIGR00341 family protein, translating to MPTDDPVLAEASDDDSPMEEAARRHFGLRTWDRPALYRETAEAATDTDLPFWLVLLLSGAIATLGLVLNSTAVVIGAMLVAPLLGPLLGLSLALAVGDGRLFVQTAATILLGAAGIVALAALLTVLLPFHSVTDEIASRTRPTTLDLGIAVFSGLAGAVVTASREARLSASIPGVAVAVALVPPLGVAGFGIAIGKVAIAKGALLLFGANLAGIVLSGMLVFLIIGMHRAPVVKAASAWHATEGSTGFAARIHEARWLNRLPGLASPLARVLLVVAFMAAVAVPLTSSLRQVVREGRVSQAIDAVEAQLRAEDAYVIDREVTYGEAGSSARLRVATEAWIPDAAESELAAQASEEAGEPVTLVLEQILASSGDLAAFANALPERPAVRSVPQTTEPASVAATLASVRGRLAGVLGALALPDGVQVVEGALDVSTDGQPTLTVVYAAARRLPPEAEQLLARQAAQALQLDPGQASARAIVTAPRALPDSAAATSLAALLARTPRLGVVLDGDTAAVRDARARLLAAGAPASRIRLTPSASPPRARLTLAPDSARAGTAP from the coding sequence ATGCCCACCGACGACCCGGTCCTCGCCGAGGCCTCCGACGACGACTCGCCGATGGAGGAGGCCGCGCGGCGCCACTTCGGCCTCCGCACCTGGGACCGTCCGGCGCTGTACCGCGAGACCGCCGAGGCGGCCACCGACACGGACCTGCCGTTCTGGCTCGTGCTGCTCCTCTCGGGGGCCATCGCCACGCTGGGGCTCGTGCTCAACTCGACCGCCGTCGTCATCGGGGCGATGCTGGTGGCGCCTTTGCTGGGCCCGCTGCTAGGCCTGTCGCTGGCCCTCGCCGTCGGCGATGGGCGACTGTTCGTGCAGACCGCCGCGACGATCCTGCTGGGCGCCGCGGGCATCGTCGCGCTGGCCGCCCTGCTGACGGTGCTGCTGCCGTTCCACAGCGTGACCGACGAAATCGCCAGCCGGACGCGCCCGACGACGCTCGACCTGGGCATCGCGGTGTTCTCGGGCCTGGCGGGTGCCGTCGTAACGGCGTCGCGCGAGGCGCGGCTCTCGGCGTCCATCCCGGGCGTGGCCGTGGCCGTGGCGCTGGTACCGCCGCTCGGGGTGGCGGGATTCGGGATCGCCATCGGCAAGGTGGCCATTGCGAAGGGCGCGCTGCTGTTGTTCGGGGCGAACCTGGCGGGCATCGTCCTGAGCGGGATGCTGGTGTTCCTCATCATCGGAATGCACCGGGCGCCCGTGGTGAAGGCGGCAAGCGCGTGGCACGCCACGGAGGGCTCGACGGGCTTCGCGGCGCGCATCCACGAGGCGCGCTGGCTAAACCGGCTGCCGGGCCTGGCGAGCCCGCTCGCCCGCGTGCTGCTGGTGGTGGCGTTCATGGCCGCCGTGGCCGTCCCGCTGACCTCGTCGCTGCGGCAGGTCGTCCGCGAGGGGCGGGTGAGCCAGGCGATCGACGCCGTCGAGGCCCAGCTTCGCGCCGAGGATGCGTACGTCATCGACCGCGAGGTCACCTACGGCGAGGCGGGGTCGTCCGCCCGGCTGCGCGTAGCGACGGAGGCGTGGATCCCGGACGCGGCCGAGTCCGAACTCGCCGCCCAGGCGAGCGAGGAGGCCGGGGAGCCAGTGACGCTCGTGCTGGAGCAGATCCTGGCGTCCTCCGGCGACCTGGCGGCATTCGCCAACGCGCTCCCGGAGCGGCCCGCCGTGCGGTCGGTGCCGCAGACCACCGAGCCCGCCTCGGTGGCGGCGACGCTGGCGTCCGTCCGCGGTCGGCTGGCGGGGGTGCTGGGCGCCCTCGCCCTGCCCGACGGCGTCCAGGTCGTCGAGGGCGCCCTCGACGTGTCGACGGACGGACAGCCAACGCTCACCGTCGTCTACGCCGCCGCCCGCCGCCTACCGCCCGAGGCGGAGCAACTCCTCGCCCGACAGGCCGCGCAAGCGCTCCAGCTGGATCCCGGACAGGCCTCGGCTCGCGCCATCGTGACGGCCCCTCGCGCGCTGCCCGACTCGGCAGCGGCGACCTCGCTGGCAGCGCTGCTCGCCCGCACCCCCCGCCTCGGCGTCGTCCTGGACGGCGACACGGCAGCGGTCCGCGACGCTCGCGCCCGGTTGCTCGCAGCGGGCGCCCCCGCCTCCCGCATCCGGCTCACGCCGAGTGCCTCGCCGCCCCGGGCCCGTCTCACACTCGCGCCCGACTCGGCTCGCGCGGGCACGGCGCCCTGA
- a CDS encoding histidine phosphatase family protein — MKTLLILRHAKSDWDVDFGDDHARPLATRGQKGARKMGRFLTTARVVPDRALTSSAVRARETLATAAEAGGWTGPARVTDALYEASPEAVLREIQAEDDDADTLIVVGHQPTWSALVSLLIGGGRIEMKTATVARISLEVERWADVAPGRGVLSGLLSPSDLRPNAYRKLKKTIDKAIEARQKAVAQAEKAAAPKAKPLRPASLPRGGVDATDQPEA, encoded by the coding sequence ATGAAGACCCTCCTCATCCTCCGCCACGCCAAGTCCGACTGGGACGTCGACTTCGGGGACGACCATGCCCGGCCGCTTGCCACGCGCGGCCAGAAGGGAGCCCGCAAGATGGGTCGCTTCCTGACGACGGCGCGCGTCGTGCCCGACCGCGCCCTCACGTCGTCGGCCGTGCGGGCTCGTGAGACGCTCGCCACGGCGGCCGAGGCAGGGGGGTGGACCGGGCCGGCCCGCGTCACCGACGCCCTCTACGAGGCCAGCCCGGAGGCCGTTCTCCGCGAGATCCAGGCCGAGGACGACGACGCCGACACGCTCATCGTGGTGGGCCATCAGCCGACGTGGAGCGCGCTCGTGTCGCTGCTCATCGGCGGCGGGCGCATCGAGATGAAGACCGCGACCGTGGCGCGCATCAGCCTGGAGGTCGAGCGCTGGGCGGACGTGGCGCCGGGCCGCGGCGTCCTGTCCGGGCTGCTCTCTCCGTCCGACCTCCGGCCCAACGCGTATCGCAAGCTGAAGAAGACGATCGACAAGGCCATCGAGGCACGCCAGAAGGCCGTCGCGCAGGCGGAGAAGGCGGCGGCCCCCAAGGCGAAGCCCCTCCGCCCGGCCTCGCTGCCTCGCGGCGGCGTGGACGCGACCGATCAGCCGGAGGCCTAG
- a CDS encoding Pycsar system effector family protein translates to MDPSPTPDSVADDAGDGMPAAGATVDMSQVAGARDVPVAPDDAPHKKKKKTKEMTAVGPSDGAVSAADQALAELGTKRGIETLFRTSYRVNMDLSSLADAKANIMISINGLIVSIMIASIAPGIEKNPWLLIPTSLFLLGCLISLVFAVLAARPRVQSTVVTPEEVLTKRKNLLFFGNFSHMNESQFVDTLKEVVMDSTRTYEMMMKDIYGVGSVLQKKYEMLQRSYSAFLVALVVGVIGFIIVFTYAALFDPSGTALTTVPPSGGTTTVPGILP, encoded by the coding sequence ATGGACCCCTCCCCCACTCCCGATTCCGTCGCCGACGACGCCGGTGACGGCATGCCTGCCGCGGGCGCCACCGTGGACATGAGCCAGGTGGCCGGGGCGCGCGACGTGCCGGTCGCCCCCGACGACGCGCCGCACAAGAAGAAAAAGAAGACCAAGGAGATGACCGCCGTCGGCCCGTCGGACGGCGCCGTCTCGGCGGCCGACCAGGCGCTCGCCGAGCTCGGCACCAAGCGCGGCATCGAGACCCTGTTCCGGACCAGCTACCGGGTCAACATGGACCTCTCGTCGCTGGCCGATGCGAAGGCCAACATCATGATCTCGATCAACGGCCTGATCGTGTCCATCATGATCGCGTCGATCGCGCCGGGCATCGAGAAGAACCCCTGGCTCCTGATCCCGACGTCGCTGTTCCTGCTGGGCTGCCTGATCTCGCTCGTGTTCGCCGTGCTCGCCGCCCGGCCGCGCGTCCAGAGCACCGTCGTCACGCCCGAGGAAGTGCTCACGAAGCGCAAGAACCTGCTCTTCTTCGGCAACTTCAGCCACATGAACGAGAGCCAGTTCGTCGACACGCTCAAAGAGGTCGTGATGGACTCGACCCGGACCTACGAGATGATGATGAAGGACATCTACGGCGTCGGGAGCGTGCTCCAGAAGAAGTACGAGATGCTCCAGCGGTCGTACAGCGCGTTCCTGGTCGCGCTGGTCGTCGGCGTGATCGGCTTCATCATCGTGTTCACGTACGCGGCCCTCTTCGACCCCAGCGGGACGGCCCTCACGACGGTGCCCCCCTCGGGAGGCACGACGACCGTCCCGGGCATCCTCCCGTAA
- a CDS encoding BamA/TamA family outer membrane protein, protein MRRLLPLLTLLALVGGCATTATYVAPERRAEPVPPLPGGEIAHRVFLTGNTGDLADGGSEAVLRAFATDARAAGENATIALLGDVTADGIPADDDPARAAAEAPVRALIAALDGVQGDVIVVPGDRDWRQGEDGLKRLEDILDDAFDTDVLTPGDQAGGPRESSPAEGLRLIALDTAWWLVDAADRPDGEAEDQDIRTPGDVTRVLEQIVLDRDDDRIVVLAHHPLISRGPYGGFRGDPLTGLAARTVGFSAQDLASPRYRALRTSLGRVAGLHNGLVWAASHDRILQTYDDVINTLRAQTHLVSGTGGGETARAGAGGAQYVSSQPGYQRLVYFADGRLWTETVEVDGAGTPQVVFRAEISGPNAELVPDRLPDAIDPADLPDTDAVVTRAADEDFQTDRFQNDRLTRALLGRNYRDSWKTPVAFRTIDLGTEFGGLEPVKMGGGQQTTSLRLLGGDGHEYGLRLLEKSGLSQVPYELRDGLVGDLVLELRAAMNPYASLVAAPLARAAGVAQPSPEIVYIPDDPRLGRYRETFGDKLALFEVRPDDDMSDVPGFEGMYDVGSSANLREDLREDQDHRVDQEAFLRARLFDLFIADWDRHADQWRWAAFEPGDLDPTLTGEDSTKGKIYRPIARDRDFALYDIGGLLQYPLQKFYDRRLNGLGEQSKSVRGLMQNGFYQDRRFLNALDAAEWEAAISSLQASLTDAAIDRAVRALPEPIYAEVGDYWTTVLRGRRDRLAEMAQEYYDLQAHTVDVLGSDEREAFDAVRSPDGRLTVTVRSYKGGEDGRELYRREFLPSETEEVRLYGFAGRDVFRLTGEGPDRIALRVIAGAGDDEIIAPAGHVAIYDTPDGATLSDLGPRVEDQRSDDPDVNRYDETEHVLGDRKLFPTAGYRATDGVLIGATAVWNVPGFRLRPFAATHTLSVNYATTTSGVAGSYTGRMKKAVGAFDLDVDAFASTPRYARNFYGLGNGSRNIPGDLARVDLAQVRARAGFGTPLGQGLRLIVGPTARFADASRGELAILPDDGPTPLSQLPDASFEAQAHAGGFGRLEASTASLGPNPFQGLRVMAEGSVFAGLTGPADTYGTVGGEAVAYIPVRLAPQLTLALRAGAEHRIGDFPFFDGAVLGGPGTVRGYRRERFTGRTAASASAEARMKLFNVDAYVLPLQVGALGFVDAGRVWDNRYVNCGITGDCVPPLTPFQLTPTFSSDDLQLGYGGGLWIGVLDAAVVNLTVGASDEATLFTFGVGFAY, encoded by the coding sequence ATGCGCCGACTGCTTCCTCTCCTCACGCTCCTCGCCCTCGTCGGCGGGTGTGCGACGACCGCCACCTACGTCGCCCCTGAGCGCCGGGCCGAGCCCGTGCCGCCGCTGCCCGGCGGTGAGATCGCGCACCGCGTGTTCCTGACCGGCAACACCGGCGACCTCGCCGACGGTGGCTCCGAGGCCGTCCTGCGCGCCTTCGCCACCGACGCCCGCGCCGCGGGCGAGAACGCCACCATCGCCCTCCTGGGCGACGTGACCGCCGACGGCATCCCGGCCGACGACGACCCGGCCCGCGCCGCAGCCGAGGCGCCTGTGCGCGCCCTCATCGCCGCGCTCGACGGCGTGCAGGGGGATGTGATCGTGGTCCCCGGCGACCGAGACTGGCGCCAGGGCGAGGACGGCCTCAAGCGCCTCGAAGACATTCTGGACGACGCCTTCGACACCGACGTGCTGACGCCGGGAGACCAGGCGGGCGGCCCGCGCGAGTCGTCGCCCGCGGAGGGCCTCCGGCTGATCGCCCTCGACACCGCGTGGTGGCTCGTCGACGCGGCCGACCGGCCCGACGGCGAGGCGGAAGACCAGGACATCCGCACGCCGGGCGACGTGACGCGCGTCCTGGAGCAGATCGTGCTCGACCGCGACGACGACCGGATCGTGGTGCTGGCTCACCACCCGCTCATCTCGCGCGGGCCCTATGGCGGCTTCCGCGGCGACCCGCTCACGGGCCTCGCGGCGCGGACGGTCGGCTTCAGCGCGCAGGACCTCGCCTCGCCTCGCTACCGCGCGCTGCGGACCTCGCTCGGGCGCGTGGCGGGCCTCCACAACGGCCTCGTCTGGGCGGCTTCGCATGACCGCATCCTCCAGACCTACGACGATGTCATCAACACGCTCCGGGCGCAGACCCACCTCGTGTCCGGCACGGGCGGCGGCGAGACGGCGCGGGCGGGCGCGGGCGGCGCGCAGTACGTGTCGTCCCAGCCCGGCTACCAGCGCCTCGTCTACTTCGCCGACGGCCGCCTCTGGACCGAGACCGTCGAGGTGGATGGCGCGGGCACGCCGCAGGTCGTCTTCCGCGCCGAGATCTCCGGCCCCAACGCCGAACTCGTGCCGGACCGCCTGCCCGACGCCATCGACCCGGCCGATCTGCCGGACACCGACGCCGTCGTGACCCGCGCCGCCGATGAGGACTTCCAGACGGACCGGTTCCAGAACGACCGCCTGACGCGCGCCCTCTTGGGCCGCAACTACCGCGACTCCTGGAAGACGCCAGTCGCGTTCCGCACCATCGACCTCGGCACCGAGTTCGGCGGGCTGGAGCCGGTCAAGATGGGCGGTGGCCAGCAGACGACCTCCCTCCGCCTGCTCGGCGGCGACGGCCACGAGTACGGCCTCCGCCTGCTGGAGAAGAGCGGCCTCTCCCAGGTGCCCTACGAACTCCGCGACGGCCTCGTGGGCGACCTCGTGCTGGAGCTCCGCGCGGCCATGAACCCGTACGCCTCGCTCGTGGCCGCGCCGCTGGCCCGCGCCGCAGGCGTCGCCCAGCCGTCGCCCGAGATCGTCTACATCCCCGACGACCCCCGCCTCGGGCGCTACCGCGAGACGTTCGGCGACAAGCTGGCCCTCTTCGAGGTCCGCCCCGACGACGACATGTCGGACGTGCCCGGCTTCGAAGGCATGTACGACGTGGGGTCGTCGGCCAACCTCCGCGAGGACCTGCGCGAGGACCAGGACCACCGCGTCGACCAGGAGGCCTTCCTCCGGGCGCGCCTCTTCGACCTGTTCATCGCCGACTGGGACCGCCACGCCGACCAGTGGCGCTGGGCGGCCTTCGAGCCCGGCGACCTGGACCCGACGCTCACCGGCGAGGACTCCACCAAGGGCAAGATCTACCGCCCCATCGCCCGCGACCGCGACTTCGCGCTCTACGACATCGGCGGGCTGCTCCAGTACCCGCTGCAGAAGTTCTACGACCGTCGCCTGAACGGGCTCGGGGAGCAGAGCAAGAGCGTCCGCGGGCTGATGCAGAACGGCTTCTACCAGGACCGGCGCTTCCTCAACGCCCTCGACGCGGCCGAGTGGGAGGCCGCCATCTCCAGCCTCCAGGCGTCGCTCACCGACGCTGCCATCGACCGCGCCGTCCGCGCCCTTCCGGAGCCCATCTATGCCGAGGTGGGAGACTACTGGACGACCGTGCTCCGCGGGCGCCGAGACCGCCTGGCCGAGATGGCACAGGAGTACTACGACCTCCAGGCCCACACCGTCGACGTGCTGGGCAGCGACGAGCGGGAGGCCTTCGACGCCGTGCGTTCCCCCGACGGGCGGCTCACCGTCACCGTCCGCTCGTACAAGGGCGGCGAGGACGGGCGCGAGCTCTACCGCCGCGAGTTCCTGCCGTCGGAGACCGAGGAGGTGCGCCTGTACGGCTTCGCCGGGCGCGACGTGTTCCGCCTGACCGGCGAGGGGCCGGACCGGATCGCGCTCCGCGTGATCGCGGGGGCCGGCGACGACGAGATCATCGCCCCCGCCGGCCACGTCGCCATCTACGACACGCCCGACGGCGCCACCCTCTCCGACCTCGGCCCCCGCGTCGAGGACCAGCGCTCCGACGACCCCGACGTGAACCGCTACGACGAGACTGAGCACGTGCTCGGCGACCGCAAGCTGTTCCCCACCGCGGGCTACCGCGCCACCGACGGCGTCCTGATCGGGGCGACGGCCGTGTGGAACGTGCCTGGCTTCCGGCTCCGCCCGTTCGCCGCGACGCACACGCTCTCGGTGAACTACGCCACGACCACGAGCGGGGTCGCGGGCTCCTACACGGGGCGGATGAAGAAGGCCGTCGGCGCGTTCGACCTCGACGTGGACGCCTTCGCATCGACGCCGCGCTACGCGCGCAACTTCTACGGCCTCGGCAACGGCTCGCGGAACATCCCCGGCGACCTCGCCCGCGTGGACCTCGCGCAGGTCCGTGCACGGGCGGGCTTCGGGACGCCGCTGGGCCAGGGCCTCCGGCTCATCGTCGGCCCGACGGCCCGCTTCGCGGACGCCTCGCGAGGCGAGCTCGCGATTCTGCCAGACGATGGCCCGACGCCCCTCTCGCAGCTCCCCGACGCGTCGTTCGAGGCGCAGGCGCATGCGGGCGGCTTCGGGCGCCTGGAGGCGTCGACGGCGTCGCTCGGCCCGAATCCCTTCCAGGGCCTCCGGGTGATGGCCGAAGGCTCGGTCTTCGCCGGGCTGACCGGCCCCGCCGACACGTACGGCACCGTCGGCGGCGAAGCGGTCGCCTACATCCCGGTCCGCCTCGCGCCGCAGCTCACGCTGGCCCTCCGCGCCGGTGCCGAGCACCGCATCGGCGACTTCCCGTTTTTCGACGGCGCCGTGCTCGGCGGGCCGGGCACGGTCCGCGGGTACCGCCGCGAGCGGTTCACCGGTCGGACGGCCGCGTCGGCCTCGGCCGAGGCGCGGATGAAGCTGTTCAACGTCGACGCCTACGTGCTGCCGCTCCAGGTCGGCGCCCTCGGCTTCGTCGACGCCGGCCGCGTCTGGGACAACCGGTACGTGAACTGCGGCATCACCGGCGACTGCGTCCCGCCACTCACTCCGTTCCAGTTGACCCCGACTTTCAGCAGCGACGACCTCCAGCTCGGTTACGGCGGCGGCCTGTGGATCGGCGTCCTCGACGCCGCCGTCGTCAACCTCACCGTCGGCGCCTCCGACGAGGCGACGCTGTTCACCTTCGGCGTCGGCTTCGCCTACTGA
- a CDS encoding SdiA-regulated domain-containing protein, which yields MRFVLFALLALGSCADATRTAPGPEQPDVLPYRLDAPDAVIALSGELTETSALTVLPSGRLGTLQDETGTLYEIHPATGAVVDRLVFDGAGDFEGLELAGDAVWALRSDGDLFRLARDSTGTPTARKVETPLKSRNDTEGLAYDAANHRLLVACKEWPGHDLDDVRAIYAFDLATETMAERPVYLLDQAAVDTDLRFRPSALAIHPATGQIYVLSSVRRAIAVLDPDGTLLGVADLHLDAAPQPEGIAFAADGTLYISSEGTTGPGTLLRFAPTR from the coding sequence ATGCGCTTCGTTCTGTTCGCCCTCCTCGCTCTCGGATCCTGCGCCGACGCCACCCGCACTGCGCCAGGGCCCGAGCAGCCCGACGTCCTCCCCTACCGCCTCGACGCGCCCGACGCCGTGATCGCTCTGTCGGGCGAGCTGACGGAAACATCCGCGCTGACGGTCCTCCCGAGCGGCCGGCTGGGCACCCTCCAGGACGAGACCGGGACGCTCTACGAGATCCACCCCGCGACCGGTGCCGTCGTCGACCGGCTCGTGTTCGACGGCGCCGGCGACTTCGAGGGACTCGAACTGGCAGGCGACGCCGTCTGGGCGCTCCGCAGCGACGGCGACCTGTTCCGCCTGGCCCGCGACTCGACCGGCACCCCCACCGCCCGCAAGGTCGAGACGCCGCTCAAGAGCCGCAACGACACCGAGGGGCTGGCCTACGATGCGGCCAATCACCGCCTCCTCGTCGCTTGCAAGGAGTGGCCCGGCCACGACCTCGACGACGTCCGCGCGATCTACGCCTTCGACCTCGCCACCGAGACGATGGCCGAGCGGCCGGTCTACCTCCTCGACCAGGCCGCCGTCGACACCGACCTTCGCTTCCGGCCGTCCGCGCTCGCGATTCACCCGGCGACGGGGCAGATCTACGTGCTCTCGTCCGTTCGCCGCGCCATCGCCGTTCTCGACCCCGACGGCACGCTGCTCGGCGTCGCCGACCTCCACCTCGACGCCGCGCCCCAGCCCGAGGGCATCGCCTTCGCGGCCGACGGCACGCTGTACATCTCCAGTGAGGGGACCACCGGTCCCGGCACTCTCCTCCGCTTCGCTCCCACCCGCTAG
- a CDS encoding YebC/PmpR family DNA-binding transcriptional regulator produces the protein MAGHNKWSKIKRKKGAADAKRSKVWARITRDIMIAARDGGGSPDMNARLALAVDQAKAANMPKDNIERAIKRGTGEIEGADYEEGTYEGYASNGIAVFVETLTDNTNRTVADLRSLFSKAGGNLGTSGSVAFLFDQKAVFEIPVRADEGDAPVTEDDVFLLVAEAGAEDLRRDEGEEGAVFVVEAPVEAFGDVQAALAEAGIETSEAGLVRIPTTTTALDPSDAAKVLRLLDQLDDHQDIQAVYSTLQVDDAALAAYEG, from the coding sequence ATGGCAGGCCACAACAAATGGTCGAAGATCAAGCGCAAGAAGGGCGCCGCGGACGCGAAGCGCTCCAAGGTCTGGGCCCGCATCACGCGTGACATCATGATCGCGGCGCGGGACGGCGGCGGCTCGCCCGACATGAACGCCCGGCTGGCGCTCGCGGTCGACCAGGCGAAGGCGGCCAACATGCCCAAGGACAACATCGAGCGGGCCATCAAGCGCGGCACCGGCGAGATCGAGGGGGCCGACTACGAGGAGGGCACCTACGAGGGCTACGCCTCCAACGGCATCGCGGTCTTCGTCGAGACGCTCACCGACAACACCAACCGCACCGTTGCCGACCTCCGGAGCCTCTTCTCGAAGGCGGGCGGTAACCTCGGGACCTCGGGCTCGGTCGCGTTCCTGTTCGACCAGAAGGCGGTCTTCGAGATTCCCGTCCGCGCCGACGAGGGCGACGCGCCGGTCACCGAGGACGATGTGTTCCTCCTCGTCGCCGAGGCAGGCGCCGAGGACCTTCGCCGCGATGAGGGCGAGGAGGGAGCGGTGTTCGTGGTCGAGGCGCCCGTGGAGGCCTTCGGTGACGTGCAGGCGGCGCTCGCCGAGGCGGGCATCGAGACCTCCGAGGCGGGCCTGGTCCGCATCCCCACCACGACCACGGCGCTCGATCCGTCGGACGCCGCCAAGGTCCTCCGCCTCCTCGACCAACTGGACGACCATCAGGACATCCAGGCGGTCTACTCGACGCTCCAGGTCGACGACGCCGCACTGGCCGCCTACGAGGGGTAG
- the ruvC gene encoding crossover junction endodeoxyribonuclease RuvC: protein MPLSSMIVLGIDPGTRTAGFGVIEIENRNERALDFGTIDLPDGMDHTLRLRTIYDRILELVDRHLPDEVAVEVPFLGQNVQSLRKLVRVEATVMLAAMHRELPVAQYAPAEVKKAVTGKGRAAKEQVAFMVRAILTLEDSGALDASDALAVALCHARRATSGAASGAPKDWAAFIKANPGRVR from the coding sequence TTGCCCCTCTCCTCCATGATCGTCCTCGGCATCGACCCCGGCACACGCACGGCGGGCTTCGGCGTGATCGAGATCGAGAACCGCAACGAGCGAGCGCTCGACTTCGGCACCATCGACCTGCCGGACGGCATGGACCACACACTCCGGCTGCGGACCATCTACGACCGCATCCTCGAGTTGGTGGACCGCCACCTGCCCGACGAGGTGGCCGTCGAGGTGCCGTTCCTGGGCCAGAACGTCCAGTCGCTCCGCAAGCTCGTCCGCGTGGAAGCGACGGTGATGCTGGCCGCGATGCACCGCGAACTGCCGGTCGCGCAGTACGCGCCGGCGGAGGTCAAGAAGGCGGTCACGGGCAAGGGGCGGGCGGCCAAGGAGCAGGTCGCGTTCATGGTCCGCGCGATCCTCACGCTGGAGGACTCCGGCGCGCTTGACGCCTCGGACGCGCTGGCGGTCGCCCTCTGCCACGCCCGCCGCGCGACGAGTGGGGCCGCCTCGGGAGCGCCGAAGGACTGGGCGGCGTTCATCAAGGCGAACCCCGGCCGCGTGCGCTGA
- a CDS encoding DinB family protein, translating into MSQIPFRLDAVVAALARTPAVLDALLRTLPDEWVDGTEGPGTWSPRQVVAHLVDGERVDWTVRARAILAKETPTFAPYDIGGSVEQATDRPLTAWLDAFADARAENLAWLRSAHLTEVDLERTGIHPTFGLVTLRQLLATWVVHDHGHIVQIARTLARQSRDEVGPWTAFLSVFDG; encoded by the coding sequence GTGTCGCAGATCCCCTTCCGCCTCGACGCCGTCGTGGCCGCCCTCGCCCGCACGCCCGCCGTCCTCGACGCACTGCTGAGGACGCTCCCCGACGAGTGGGTCGACGGCACCGAGGGGCCGGGCACGTGGAGCCCGCGGCAGGTCGTCGCCCACCTCGTCGATGGCGAACGGGTCGACTGGACGGTTCGCGCGAGAGCGATCCTGGCGAAGGAGACGCCGACCTTCGCGCCGTACGACATCGGCGGCTCGGTCGAGCAGGCGACAGACCGCCCGCTGACGGCGTGGCTCGACGCCTTCGCGGACGCGCGCGCCGAAAACCTCGCGTGGCTCCGGTCCGCCCACCTCACCGAGGTGGACCTGGAGCGGACGGGCATCCACCCGACGTTCGGCCTCGTCACGCTGCGGCAACTGCTGGCGACGTGGGTCGTGCACGACCACGGGCACATCGTCCAGATCGCACGGACGCTGGCCCGGCAGTCCCGCGACGAGGTCGGGCCGTGGACCGCGTTCCTGTCCGTGTTCGACGGGTAG